The Oncorhynchus tshawytscha isolate Ot180627B linkage group LG08, Otsh_v2.0, whole genome shotgun sequence genome window below encodes:
- the LOC112256218 gene encoding sorting nexin-12 isoform X3 yields MSDPTVADTRRLNSKPQDLTDAYGPPSNFLEIDVYDPQTTGVGRNRFTTYEVRMQTNLPIFKLKDSVVRRRYSDFEWLKNELERDSKIVVPPLPGKALKRQLPFRGDEGIFEDSFIEERRVGLEQFINRLAGHPLAQNERCLHMFLQDESIDRNYIPGKV; encoded by the exons ATGTCGGATCCCACGGTTGCAGACACTCGCCGATTAAACTCTAAACCGCAGGATCTTACAGATGCGTATGGCCCCCCAAGCAATTTTCTTGAAATCGACGTTTATGACCCACAAACTACTGGAGTCGGCCGGAACCGATTTACCACTTATGAAGTGAGAATGCAG ACAAACCTTCCCATCTTCAAACTTAAGGACTCTGTTGTGCGAAGAAGGTACAGTGATTTTGAGTGGCTGAAGaatgagctggagagagacagtaag ATTGTGGTGCCCCCTCTCCCTGGCAAAGCTTTGAAGAGACAGCTGCCCTTCCGAGGAGATGAGGGCATCTTTGAGGACTCCTTCATTGAGGAGCGGAGGGTAGGCTTGGAACAGTTTATCAACAG ACTCGCAGGTCATCCCCTGGCCCAGAATGAGCGCTgtcttcacatgttccttcagGATGAGTCCATTGACCGGAACTACATTCCTGGAAAA gtgtgA
- the LOC112256218 gene encoding sorting nexin-12 isoform X2: protein MSDPTVADTRRLNSKPQDLTDAYGPPSNFLEIDVYDPQTTGVGRNRFTTYEVRMQTNLPIFKLKDSVVRRRYSDFEWLKNELERDSKIVVPPLPGKALKRQLPFRGDEGIFEDSFIEERRVGLEQFINRLAGHPLAQNERCLHMFLQDESIDRNYIPGKPQR from the exons ATGTCGGATCCCACGGTTGCAGACACTCGCCGATTAAACTCTAAACCGCAGGATCTTACAGATGCGTATGGCCCCCCAAGCAATTTTCTTGAAATCGACGTTTATGACCCACAAACTACTGGAGTCGGCCGGAACCGATTTACCACTTATGAAGTGAGAATGCAG ACAAACCTTCCCATCTTCAAACTTAAGGACTCTGTTGTGCGAAGAAGGTACAGTGATTTTGAGTGGCTGAAGaatgagctggagagagacagtaag ATTGTGGTGCCCCCTCTCCCTGGCAAAGCTTTGAAGAGACAGCTGCCCTTCCGAGGAGATGAGGGCATCTTTGAGGACTCCTTCATTGAGGAGCGGAGGGTAGGCTTGGAACAGTTTATCAACAG ACTCGCAGGTCATCCCCTGGCCCAGAATGAGCGCTgtcttcacatgttccttcagGATGAGTCCATTGACCGGAACTACATTCCTGGAAAA CCCCAGAGATGA
- the LOC112256218 gene encoding sorting nexin-12 isoform X1 — protein MSDPTVADTRRLNSKPQDLTDAYGPPSNFLEIDVYDPQTTGVGRNRFTTYEVRMQTNLPIFKLKDSVVRRRYSDFEWLKNELERDSKIVVPPLPGKALKRQLPFRGDEGIFEDSFIEERRVGLEQFINRLAGHPLAQNERCLHMFLQDESIDRNYIPGKQPQR, from the exons ATGTCGGATCCCACGGTTGCAGACACTCGCCGATTAAACTCTAAACCGCAGGATCTTACAGATGCGTATGGCCCCCCAAGCAATTTTCTTGAAATCGACGTTTATGACCCACAAACTACTGGAGTCGGCCGGAACCGATTTACCACTTATGAAGTGAGAATGCAG ACAAACCTTCCCATCTTCAAACTTAAGGACTCTGTTGTGCGAAGAAGGTACAGTGATTTTGAGTGGCTGAAGaatgagctggagagagacagtaag ATTGTGGTGCCCCCTCTCCCTGGCAAAGCTTTGAAGAGACAGCTGCCCTTCCGAGGAGATGAGGGCATCTTTGAGGACTCCTTCATTGAGGAGCGGAGGGTAGGCTTGGAACAGTTTATCAACAG ACTCGCAGGTCATCCCCTGGCCCAGAATGAGCGCTgtcttcacatgttccttcagGATGAGTCCATTGACCGGAACTACATTCCTGGAAAA CAGCCCCAGAGATGA
- the LOC112256217 gene encoding cationic amino acid transporter 3 yields the protein MAEKLASFGKMLLRRRALDCNQEESHFARCLSTLDLIALGVGATLGAGVYLLAGEVAREKAGPAIVLCFLIAALSSVLAGLCYAEFGARVPKTGSAYMYSYVTVGEIWAFITGWNLILSYVIGTASVSRAWSSTFDNLVEQKISNFFRASMSIKVPGNILAEYPDLFALILILLLTGLLAFGVSESALVNKIFTGVNLVVLGFVIISGLVKGDRTNWNLTVEYFVNTSNITDTEIIKEKFGNGGFAPFGFSGVLSGAATCFYAFVGFDCIATTSEEAKNPMRSIPIGIVASLLICFFAYFGVSAALTLMMPYYLLNKESPLPEAFKYVHWDPARYIVAVGSLCALSTSLLGSMFPMPRVIYAMAEDGLLFRFLSKMNIKTKTPLLATIVSGIVAALMAFLFDLAALVDLMSIGTLLAYTLVAVCVLILRYQPGTLGVSGASEKLVELVGLQRAAMAEGDSGDEFGQESEGETRPLRERFILKMLLVPSCDVPTKTSGLIVYITTAVISVVFTLLCIVLSVCGVEVVSGHPVWVTICAILAFFSFLCVVIIWRQPPSRQSLTFKVPLLPVLPLVSIFVNIYLMMQLDGPTWCRFAVWMTIGFIIYFGYGIKNSSEATPNRGKFEPVLRSKSPNFLAEDDNEVEGMMP from the exons ATGGCTGAGAAGCTAGCTTCCTTTGGTAAGATGCTGCTCAGGCGGCGAGCGCTGGACTGTAACCAGGAAGAGAGCCACTTCGCCCGCTGCCTGAGCACACTGGACCTGATAGCCCTGGGGGTGGGCGCCACTCTGGGGGCCGGCGTCTATTTGCTGGCTGGAGAGGTTGCCAGGGAGAAGGCCGGCCCAGCCATCGTGCTCTGCTTCCTCATCGCAGCGCTCTCCTCCGTCCTTGCTGGTCTGTGTTATGCTGAGTTTGGTGCCCGTGTGCCAAAGACTGGTTCAGCCTACATGTACAGCTATGTGACAGTGGGGGAGATCTGGGCCTTCATTACTGGTTGGAACCTCATCCTCTCCTATGTCATAG gcACAGCCAGTGTTTCTCGGGCCTGGAGCTCCACCTTTGACAACCTGGTTGAACAGAAGATCTCAAACTTCTTCAGAGCCTCCATGTCCATCAAGGTCCCTGGGAATATTCTGGCTGAATACCCAGACCTCTTCGCCCTCATCCTGATCTTGCTGCTCACTG GTCTGCTGGCGTTTGGCGTGAGTGAGTCGGCCCTGGTGAACAAGATCTTCACGGGGGTCAACCTGGTGGTGCTGGGCTTCGTCATCATCTCAGGACTGGTGAAGGGAGACCGTACTAACTGGAACCTCACTGTCGAGTACTTTGTCAACACATCCAACATCACTGATACAGA GATTATTAAAGAGAAGTTTGGCAATGGGGGTTTTGCTCCATTCGGCTTCAGTGGAGTCCTTTCTGGTGCAGCAACTTGCTTCTATGCCTTTGTGGGTTTCGACTGCATCGCAACCACAA GTGAAGAGGCCAAGAACCCCATGCGTTCCATCCCCATCGGTATCGTGGCTTCTCTGCTCATCTGTTTCTTTGCCTACTTCGGGGTGTCTGCAGCCCTCACTCTCATGATGCCCTACTACCTGCTGAACAAAGAGAGCCCGCTGCCAGAGGCCTTCAAGTATGTGCACTGGGACCCTGCCCGCTACATCGTGGCTGTGGGCTCCCTCTGTGCACTCTCCACCAG TTTACTGGGCTCAATGTTCCCCATGCCCCGTGTAATCTATGCCATGGCTGAGGACGGCCTGCTCTTCCGTTTCCTCTCAAAGATGAACATCAAAACCAAGACCCCCCTGTTAGCCACCATCGTGTCGGGTATTGTAGCAG CCCTGATGGCATTCCTGTTTGATCTGGCAGCCCTGGTGGACCTGATGTCGATAGGAACTCTCCTGGCATACACACTAGTGGCTGTGTGCGTGCTTATCCTCAG GTACCAACCGGGAACCCTGGGTGTCAGTGGTGCCAGTGAGAAGCTGGTGGAGCTGGTGGGTCTGCAGAGGGCAGCCATGGCAGAGGGGGACAGTGGGGATGAGTTTGGCcaggagagtgagggggagaccAGGCCCCTCAGGGAGCGGTTCATCCTCAAGATGCTGCTGGTGCCCAGCTGTGACGTCCCAACCAAGACCTCCGGGCTCATCGTCTACATCACTACCGCTGTCATCT CTGTGGTGTTCACCCTGCTGTGCatagtgctgtctgtgtgtggggtagagGTGGTGAGTGGCCACCCAGTGTGGGTCACCATATGTGCGATACTGGCCTTCTTCTCCTTCCTGTGTGTGGTCATCATATGGAGACAGCCCCCGAGCAGACAGTCACTCACCTTTAAG GTACCCCTACTCCCAGTGTTGCCATTGGTCAGTATCTTTGTCAACATTTACCTCATGATGCAGCTGGATGGGCCAACGTGGTGTCGCTTTGCAGTGTGGATGACTATTG gTTTTATCATCTACTTTGGTTACGGGATTAAGAACAGCTCAGAGGCCACACCCAACCGCGGTAAATTTGAGCCAGTCCTCCGATCAAAGAGTCCCAACTTCCTGGCAGAGGATGACAATGAGGTGGAAGGAATGATGCCTTAG
- the LOC112256216 gene encoding ubiquitin-like protein 3 has translation MTTARDLDMVNLRLILVSGKTQDFIFSPNDSAMDIAKHVFDNWPLGWEEEQVGSASILRLIFQGRFLHGSVTLGALKLPPGRTTVMHLVARETLPEPNSHGQRNREKITESNCCLLL, from the exons ATGACAACTGCAAGGGATCTCGATATG GTGAATCTGCGTCTTATCCTGGTCAGTGGGAAGACACAAGACTTCATCTTCTCCCCCAACGACTCGGCCATGGACATCGCCAAGCACGTCTTTGATAACTGGCCCTTGG gatgggaggaggagcaggtgggCAGTGCCAGCATCCTGCGCCTCATCTTCCAGGGACGCTTCCTGCATGGCAGCGTCACACTTGGCG CTTTAAAGCTGCCCCCTGGCCGAACAACTGTCATGCACTTGGTTGCCAGAGAGACCCTGCCAGAACCTAACTCCCATG GTCAGCGTAACCGGGAGAAGATCACAGAGAGCAACTGCTGTCTGCTCTtgtaa